A section of the Verrucomicrobium sp. GAS474 genome encodes:
- a CDS encoding response regulator, which yields MSVPILIADDHELNRKLLVSLLSTKGYAIEEAKDGTEALAKLTAAAEKGPVVGLIDWQMPGLEGIDVCRKAREVANADQLYLILLTVRDAKSDIVAGLEAGANDYITKPFNGEELLARVGIGAKMVLLQQNLAARVAELEVALGQVKQLSGLLPICMYCKKIRDDKDYWQQVEHYITAHTEAVFSHGICPECFDGRLQSALQELDK from the coding sequence ATGAGCGTCCCCATCCTGATCGCCGACGACCACGAGCTGAACCGCAAGCTCCTCGTCTCCCTCCTCTCCACGAAGGGCTACGCCATCGAGGAGGCGAAGGACGGCACCGAGGCCCTCGCGAAGCTCACCGCCGCCGCCGAGAAGGGCCCCGTCGTCGGCCTCATCGACTGGCAGATGCCCGGCCTCGAGGGGATCGACGTCTGCCGCAAGGCGCGAGAGGTCGCCAACGCCGACCAGCTCTATCTCATCCTCCTCACCGTCCGCGACGCCAAGTCCGACATCGTCGCCGGCCTCGAGGCGGGGGCGAACGATTACATCACGAAGCCCTTCAACGGGGAGGAACTCCTCGCCCGCGTCGGCATCGGCGCGAAGATGGTCCTCCTCCAGCAGAACCTCGCAGCCCGCGTCGCCGAGCTGGAGGTGGCGCTGGGACAGGTGAAGCAGCTTTCCGGGCTTCTTCCGATCTGCATGTACTGCAAGAAAATCCGGGACGACAAGGATTACTGGCAGCAGGTGGAGCACTACATCACCGCCCACACCGAGGCGGTCTTCAGCCACGGGATCTGTCCCGAGTGCTTCGACGGACGGCTCCAGTCGGCGCTGCAGGAATTGGATAAGTAG
- the thiS gene encoding sulfur carrier protein ThiS, protein MTLHVLVNGTPAEVAPGATLSDLAAQFGLAVKAVLVECNGEALLRSEWPARPVAEGDRIEFIRMVAGG, encoded by the coding sequence ATGACCCTCCACGTCCTCGTGAACGGCACCCCCGCCGAGGTCGCCCCCGGCGCGACCCTCTCCGACCTCGCCGCGCAGTTCGGCCTCGCCGTGAAGGCCGTCCTCGTCGAGTGCAACGGCGAGGCCCTCCTCCGCTCCGAATGGCCGGCGCGCCCCGTCGCCGAGGGCGACCGGATCGAGTTCATCCGCATGGTCGCCGGGGGCTGA
- the thiH gene encoding 2-iminoacetate synthase ThiH produces MTFSEVFRNGPPPSPALRRFAELIAPCDDAALEALAAQAAATTRRHFGRTMRLFAPLYVSNECVNICTYCGFSRDNPIFRTTLSLDQVEAEARHLAAEGFRSILVVAGEHPKFVAPDYLADCTRRLRALVPSISIEVAPMETPEYQKIVDAGAEGIVVFQETYDRDAYAPLHTAGPKRDFDWRLDCPERAYAAGFRKIGIGALLGLVPWREESVRLAAHAEHLLKHCWKSFLTISFPRLRPAASGFKPEYPLSDRDLVQLICALRITFPQIGLLLSTREPAPLRDSLAGLGITTMSAGARTEPGGYTGAGRETLHRTQKGKAVALDPAEVATASATVQFEIGDERTPSEVVTRLRQLGLDPVWKDWDTAIAP; encoded by the coding sequence ATGACCTTCTCCGAAGTCTTTCGCAATGGGCCGCCCCCGAGTCCCGCCCTGCGCCGCTTCGCCGAGCTGATCGCCCCGTGCGACGACGCCGCGCTCGAGGCCCTGGCCGCGCAGGCCGCCGCGACGACGCGCCGCCACTTCGGCAGGACGATGCGGCTCTTCGCGCCGCTCTACGTCTCCAACGAGTGCGTCAACATCTGCACCTATTGCGGCTTTTCCCGGGACAACCCGATCTTCCGCACCACCCTCTCCCTCGACCAGGTCGAGGCCGAGGCCCGGCACCTCGCCGCCGAGGGGTTCCGCTCGATCCTCGTCGTCGCCGGGGAGCACCCGAAATTCGTCGCGCCCGACTACCTCGCCGACTGCACCCGCCGCCTCCGCGCGCTCGTCCCCTCGATCTCGATCGAGGTCGCCCCGATGGAGACGCCCGAATACCAAAAGATCGTCGACGCCGGGGCCGAGGGGATCGTCGTCTTCCAGGAGACCTACGACCGCGACGCCTACGCTCCCCTCCACACGGCGGGGCCGAAGCGCGACTTCGATTGGCGGCTCGACTGCCCGGAGCGGGCCTACGCCGCCGGGTTCCGCAAGATCGGCATCGGCGCCCTCCTCGGCCTCGTCCCGTGGCGCGAGGAATCGGTCCGCCTCGCCGCCCACGCCGAGCACCTGCTGAAGCACTGCTGGAAATCGTTCCTCACGATCTCCTTCCCCCGCCTCCGTCCGGCGGCGAGCGGCTTCAAGCCCGAATACCCGCTGAGCGACCGCGACCTCGTCCAGCTCATCTGCGCCCTCCGCATCACCTTCCCCCAGATCGGCCTCCTCCTCTCGACGCGGGAACCGGCCCCGCTCCGCGACAGCCTCGCCGGACTCGGCATCACCACGATGAGCGCCGGGGCGCGGACCGAGCCGGGCGGCTACACCGGCGCGGGCCGGGAGACCCTCCACCGCACGCAGAAAGGGAAAGCCGTCGCCCTCGATCCCGCCGAGGTCGCCACCGCCTCGGCCACCGTCCAGTTCGAGATCGGCGACGAGCGGACCCCCTCCGAGGTCGTCACCCGCCTCCGCCAGCTCGGCCTCGATCCGGTGTGGAAGGACTGGGATACCGCCATCGCGCCCTAG
- a CDS encoding thiazole synthase yields the protein MSIPQPQPQPLVIAGRSFRSRLLTGTGKFPSPEAMRRALEASGTEIVTVALRRADLSGERDPFADILTHIDPERYLLLPNTSGANTAAEAVRLARLAASAGLPKWIKLEIHPDPRHLLPDPIETLLAAEQLVKEGFTVLPYINADPVLAKRLQEVGTAAVMPLGAPIGTNRGLETRAMLELIIEQATVPVVVDAGLGAPSHAAAALELGADAVLVNTAIAIAPDPAAMAHAFRLAVDAGRIAYETGLAAASAKAAPTSPLTGFLRPSPVLN from the coding sequence ATGAGCATCCCCCAGCCTCAGCCGCAACCTTTGGTCATCGCGGGCCGTTCCTTCCGCTCCCGCCTCCTGACCGGGACGGGGAAGTTCCCCTCCCCCGAGGCGATGCGCCGGGCCCTCGAGGCGAGCGGGACCGAGATCGTCACCGTCGCCCTCCGCCGGGCCGACCTCTCCGGGGAGCGCGATCCCTTCGCCGACATCCTGACCCACATCGATCCCGAGCGTTACCTCCTCCTCCCGAACACCAGCGGGGCGAACACCGCCGCCGAGGCCGTCCGCCTCGCCCGCCTCGCCGCCAGCGCGGGGCTGCCGAAGTGGATCAAGCTGGAGATCCACCCCGATCCCCGCCACCTCCTCCCCGACCCCATCGAGACCCTCCTCGCCGCCGAGCAGCTGGTGAAGGAAGGCTTCACCGTCCTCCCCTACATCAACGCCGATCCCGTCCTGGCGAAGCGGCTCCAGGAAGTCGGCACCGCCGCCGTCATGCCCCTCGGCGCCCCCATCGGGACGAACCGGGGGCTGGAGACCCGCGCGATGCTCGAGCTCATCATCGAGCAGGCGACCGTCCCCGTCGTCGTCGACGCGGGCCTCGGCGCCCCCTCCCACGCCGCCGCCGCGCTCGAGCTCGGTGCCGACGCCGTGCTGGTGAACACGGCCATCGCCATCGCCCCCGATCCCGCCGCGATGGCCCACGCCTTCCGCCTCGCCGTCGACGCCGGACGGATCGCCTACGAGACCGGCCTCGCCGCCGCCTCCGCGAAGGCCGCGCCGACCAGCCCCCTCACCGGCTTCCTGCGGCCGAGCCCCGTCCTGAACTAG
- a CDS encoding ATP-binding protein produces the protein MSAIAPASVFPPRPPRIPAWRIFFWVAGGIGLLLLLLGITVMVGWHFGIKELVQIRPDYPQMQYLTALVFLLSGMGLLALLGEWRRVASVIGAFVCWIGLAVLSEALLGTLFPINRWIDFLPALPNGYHGRPAPVTAFCWIVMGGLFMITGSSRVPKAVRSPLVWLGAMVILFVCLLKLMSYFVGFVSLYTWGNYIGMAFHTAWGLVLFGIAILAVEMNLEGRRGEAGLLHSRWLPLLTGAASALSVILVWEGLRIDHYHQMEAKARLVAETLKLQIVERVNARIQEIDRIALRWEERNGTPRDEWESDATRHTGALESFLAIEWIDVAGRLRWAVPTTGAQKAGGKVVGEVGFWNAAPALERARRDRCMVFSPTVDLMLGGRGFLVYRPLFPAKGFDGFIVAVLRTGDLFHGVFSSAGFSAYSVAICEEDEPVYLSTGFAEAIESVQAQATLDFCGHQWVLTVSPTTAMEEEAGGGLPRLILFLGLGFSLALAFSVRAFQQARAKTAVADAARERLQREIVERRRIEEQLRHSEEQYRFMVNNVKDYAIFLLDATGHAVSWNPGVAQIKGYSEGEFLGKHISVFYRPDDIAEGKPERGLKIAEETGRYEDEGWRIRKDGTPFWAVVTINALRDDDGRLLGFTKFTHDLTDKKNVEDQLREESRKAQEANRLKGEFLTNMTHELRTPLNAIIGFSQFLAGETPGPLNDKQKEFLRDVEASGKHLLRLINEILDLAKIEAGKLELSIESFSVKALVEEVTGVLRPLLTEKGLIVETEFSMGDDQVALDLLKIRQALYNLLSNAIKFTDSGGRIFVQAQAAEAGFFEIRVSDTGLGIKKEDFSRLFVEFQQLDSGASRNYPGTGLGLVLVKKIVEGHGGRVEVASDYGHGTTFSIILPRLYKKATDPAKARENP, from the coding sequence ATGAGCGCCATCGCTCCCGCCTCCGTTTTTCCGCCGCGCCCCCCGCGCATCCCCGCGTGGCGGATCTTCTTCTGGGTCGCGGGCGGCATCGGCCTTCTCCTGCTCCTACTCGGGATCACCGTCATGGTCGGCTGGCATTTCGGGATCAAGGAGCTGGTCCAGATCCGGCCCGATTACCCGCAGATGCAGTACCTCACGGCCCTCGTCTTCCTTCTCTCGGGGATGGGGCTGCTGGCGCTGCTGGGGGAATGGCGGAGGGTGGCGTCGGTGATCGGGGCGTTCGTCTGCTGGATCGGTTTGGCCGTCCTCAGCGAGGCCCTCCTCGGCACCCTTTTCCCCATCAACCGCTGGATCGATTTTCTCCCCGCGTTGCCGAACGGCTATCACGGGCGCCCCGCCCCGGTCACCGCCTTCTGCTGGATCGTCATGGGCGGGCTTTTCATGATCACCGGATCGTCCCGGGTTCCGAAGGCCGTCCGTTCCCCCCTCGTCTGGCTCGGCGCGATGGTGATCCTCTTCGTCTGCCTGCTGAAGCTGATGAGCTACTTCGTCGGCTTCGTCTCGCTCTACACCTGGGGGAATTACATCGGGATGGCCTTCCATACCGCGTGGGGGCTGGTCCTCTTCGGCATCGCGATCCTCGCGGTCGAGATGAACCTGGAGGGGCGGCGGGGCGAGGCCGGACTCCTCCACTCCCGTTGGCTGCCGCTGCTGACGGGCGCGGCCTCGGCCCTCTCGGTCATCCTGGTCTGGGAGGGGCTCCGCATCGACCACTACCACCAGATGGAGGCCAAGGCGCGGCTGGTCGCCGAGACGCTGAAGCTCCAGATCGTGGAGCGGGTCAACGCGCGGATCCAGGAGATCGACCGGATCGCCCTCCGCTGGGAGGAGCGGAACGGGACGCCCCGCGACGAGTGGGAGAGTGACGCCACGCGGCACACCGGGGCGCTCGAGTCGTTCCTCGCGATCGAATGGATCGACGTCGCCGGACGGCTCCGCTGGGCGGTGCCGACGACGGGGGCGCAGAAGGCCGGCGGCAAGGTCGTCGGCGAGGTCGGCTTCTGGAACGCCGCCCCGGCGCTCGAGCGGGCGCGGCGGGACCGGTGCATGGTCTTTTCCCCGACCGTCGACCTCATGCTCGGCGGGCGCGGCTTCCTCGTCTACCGCCCCCTCTTCCCGGCGAAGGGCTTCGACGGCTTCATCGTCGCCGTGCTGCGGACCGGCGACCTCTTCCACGGCGTCTTCTCCTCGGCCGGGTTCTCCGCCTATTCGGTCGCCATCTGCGAGGAGGACGAGCCGGTCTACCTCTCCACCGGCTTCGCCGAGGCGATCGAGAGCGTCCAGGCGCAGGCGACGCTCGATTTTTGCGGGCACCAGTGGGTCCTCACCGTCTCGCCGACGACGGCGATGGAGGAGGAGGCAGGCGGCGGCCTGCCCCGGCTGATCCTCTTCCTGGGGCTCGGATTCTCCCTGGCCCTCGCGTTCTCGGTCCGCGCGTTCCAGCAGGCCCGGGCGAAGACGGCCGTCGCCGACGCCGCCCGGGAGCGGCTCCAGCGCGAGATCGTCGAGCGGCGGCGGATCGAGGAACAGCTCCGCCACAGCGAGGAGCAATACCGCTTCATGGTGAACAACGTGAAGGACTACGCCATCTTCCTTCTCGACGCGACGGGGCACGCCGTCTCGTGGAATCCAGGCGTCGCCCAGATCAAGGGCTATTCCGAAGGGGAATTCCTCGGGAAGCACATTTCCGTCTTCTACCGTCCCGACGACATCGCCGAGGGGAAGCCCGAACGGGGGCTGAAGATCGCCGAGGAGACGGGCCGCTACGAGGACGAGGGGTGGCGCATCCGCAAGGACGGGACGCCGTTCTGGGCCGTGGTGACGATCAACGCCCTGCGCGACGACGACGGGCGGCTCCTCGGCTTCACGAAGTTCACCCACGACCTCACCGACAAGAAGAACGTCGAGGACCAGCTCCGCGAGGAGAGCCGCAAGGCCCAGGAGGCGAACCGGCTGAAGGGGGAGTTCCTCACGAACATGACCCACGAGCTGCGGACCCCCCTCAACGCCATCATCGGCTTCTCCCAGTTCCTCGCCGGGGAGACTCCCGGGCCGCTCAACGACAAGCAGAAGGAATTCCTCCGCGACGTCGAGGCGAGCGGCAAGCACCTGCTGCGGCTCATCAACGAGATCCTCGACCTGGCGAAGATCGAGGCCGGGAAGCTCGAGCTCTCCATCGAGTCGTTCTCCGTGAAGGCCCTCGTCGAGGAGGTCACCGGCGTCCTCCGCCCGCTCCTGACCGAAAAGGGGCTGATCGTCGAGACCGAGTTCTCGATGGGCGACGACCAGGTGGCCCTCGATCTCCTGAAGATCCGACAGGCGCTCTACAATCTCCTTTCCAACGCGATCAAGTTCACCGACAGCGGCGGGCGGATCTTCGTCCAGGCCCAGGCGGCGGAGGCCGGCTTCTTCGAGATCCGGGTCAGCGACACCGGCCTCGGCATCAAGAAGGAGGATTTCTCTCGTCTTTTCGTCGAGTTCCAGCAGCTTGATTCGGGCGCGAGCCGGAATTATCCGGGAACGGGTCTCGGGTTGGTGCTGGTCAAGAAGATCGTCGAGGGTCACGGGGGACGGGTCGAGGTTGCCAGCGATTACGGCCATGGGACGACGTTCTCGATCATCCTGCCCCGCCTCTACAAGAAAGCCACCGACCCCGCGAAAGCCCGAGAGAACCCATGA
- a CDS encoding MqnA/MqnD/SBP family protein: MHFTLGHSPDPDDAFMFYALAKGLIDSRGHTFEHILQDIETLNQRAFREELDTTAVSIHAYAHLTDKYALMPCGASMGDNYGPRLVALKPFSKEEISKAKIAVPGRMTSASLALQLYLGKPLAEIDWVEVPFDQIFEFVKAGKADVGLIIHEGQLTYAAEGFVLCEDLGAWWFQETNGLPLPLGGNVVKKSLGIDLCRTLTAIMKESIAYGLAHRKEGVAHSLPYGRGLDTQLADDFIGMYVNDLTVDYGERGRAGIREFLGRAAKAKLIPADIDLVFVD, encoded by the coding sequence ATGCACTTTACCCTCGGCCACTCCCCCGATCCCGATGACGCCTTCATGTTCTACGCCCTCGCGAAGGGCCTGATCGACAGCCGGGGCCACACCTTCGAGCACATCCTCCAGGATATCGAGACGCTGAACCAGCGGGCCTTCCGCGAGGAACTCGACACCACCGCCGTCTCGATCCACGCCTACGCCCACCTGACCGACAAGTACGCCCTGATGCCGTGCGGGGCGAGCATGGGGGACAACTACGGGCCCCGCCTCGTCGCGCTGAAGCCGTTCTCCAAGGAGGAGATCTCCAAGGCGAAGATCGCCGTCCCCGGACGGATGACCTCGGCCTCCCTCGCCCTCCAGCTCTACCTCGGCAAGCCGCTGGCCGAGATCGACTGGGTCGAGGTTCCCTTCGACCAGATCTTCGAGTTCGTGAAGGCGGGCAAGGCCGACGTCGGCCTCATCATCCACGAGGGGCAGCTCACCTACGCCGCCGAAGGCTTCGTCCTCTGCGAGGACCTCGGCGCGTGGTGGTTCCAGGAAACGAACGGCCTCCCCCTCCCCCTCGGCGGCAACGTCGTGAAGAAGAGCCTCGGCATCGACCTCTGCCGCACCTTGACGGCGATCATGAAGGAGAGCATCGCCTACGGCCTCGCCCACCGGAAGGAGGGCGTCGCCCACTCCCTCCCCTACGGCCGGGGCCTCGACACGCAGCTGGCCGACGACTTCATCGGGATGTACGTGAACGACCTCACCGTCGACTACGGCGAGCGGGGCCGCGCCGGAATCCGGGAATTCCTCGGCCGCGCCGCCAAGGCGAAGCTGATCCCCGCCGACATCGACCTGGTCTTTGTCGACTAG
- the hrpB gene encoding ATP-dependent helicase HrpB has protein sequence MALPIHDIAGEIASALRESNRLILQAPTGSGKSTQVPQIVLDAGLAGTGEVVVLQPRRLPARMLAARVASERNGKLGDEVGYQIRFDRVCSDRTRIRFVTEGLLLRQMLGDPRLDGVSVLVFDEFHERHLYTDLTLARALDMQKRLRPDLKIIVMSATLEAGSLETYLAPCRSLSSAGRTFPVTHEYLDKPVDTDRYAVWQLAADELTRLLPKHPEGDVLIFMPGGYEIDRTIGALRAALRESEWIVLPLHGELPPAAQDAAVNRYDGKRKVVVSTNVAETSLTIDGVRIVIDSGLARIARFDPHRGINTLLVEKIARSSADQRAGRAGRTAPGHCLRLWTEKEHGQRAVAELPEIRRIDLSEAALSLKAGGIGSLRDFAWFEAPDPRALERAESLLHDLGAFDAAGELTSVGRKMAHFPMHPRYARMLLEAGEIGCVRPIALIAALTQGRPILLRDVDKKADTLRDDLLGTEGESDFFLQMRAWRYAEKSGFSMDKCRSLGIHAQAARQVSPILDHFLKAAKGQKLPIEETPAASEAIRKCLLLGFSDHLACRLDGGTLRCDIVHKRRGTLVRDSVVRDAPLFVAGEVREVDSRNTRSGKDVEVLLSQATAVEEEWLRELFPEDFSTKAEVIFDESLKRVVQKTRTLFRDLVLRESGEETPDEGAAAALLAQRVLGGQMPLHGWDDAVEQWIIRLNRLREWMPDLQLPALTPDDRQAIIEQLCLGATSYREIKDRPVWPAVKEWLSHEQQRWLDQYAPERIELKTSKGERKAKITYAADPLTSPVLAARIQDLYEVRGDIRIASGRVPVTIHILAPNQRPIQVTSSLENFWKESYPKIKVELSRKYPKHEWR, from the coding sequence ATGGCCCTCCCCATCCACGACATCGCGGGCGAGATCGCGTCCGCCCTGCGCGAGTCGAACCGCCTCATCCTCCAGGCCCCGACCGGCTCGGGCAAGTCGACCCAGGTTCCCCAGATCGTCCTCGACGCGGGGCTGGCGGGGACGGGCGAAGTCGTCGTCCTCCAGCCCCGCCGCCTTCCGGCCCGGATGCTCGCCGCCCGCGTCGCCTCGGAGCGGAACGGGAAGCTCGGCGACGAGGTCGGCTACCAGATCCGCTTCGACCGCGTCTGCTCCGACCGGACCCGGATCCGCTTCGTCACCGAGGGGCTCCTCCTCCGGCAGATGCTCGGCGACCCGCGCCTCGACGGCGTCTCGGTCCTCGTCTTCGACGAATTCCACGAGCGCCATCTCTACACCGACCTGACGCTCGCCCGCGCCCTCGACATGCAGAAGCGGCTCCGACCCGATCTCAAGATCATCGTCATGTCGGCAACCCTGGAGGCCGGTTCGCTCGAAACCTACCTCGCCCCCTGCCGCTCCCTCTCCTCGGCGGGCCGCACCTTCCCCGTCACCCACGAATACCTCGACAAACCGGTCGACACCGACCGCTACGCCGTCTGGCAGCTGGCCGCCGACGAACTGACCCGCCTCCTTCCGAAGCACCCCGAGGGCGACGTCCTCATCTTCATGCCGGGCGGCTACGAGATCGACCGGACCATCGGCGCCCTCCGCGCCGCCCTGCGGGAGAGCGAATGGATCGTCCTTCCCCTCCACGGGGAACTCCCCCCCGCCGCGCAGGACGCGGCCGTCAATCGTTACGACGGGAAGCGGAAGGTCGTCGTCTCGACCAACGTCGCCGAGACCTCCCTCACGATCGACGGCGTCCGCATCGTCATCGACTCGGGGCTCGCCCGGATCGCCCGCTTCGATCCCCACCGCGGGATCAACACCCTCCTCGTCGAGAAGATCGCCCGCTCCTCCGCCGACCAGCGGGCGGGCCGCGCGGGCCGCACCGCCCCCGGCCACTGCCTCCGCCTCTGGACCGAGAAGGAGCATGGCCAGCGTGCCGTCGCCGAACTCCCCGAGATCCGCCGCATCGACCTCTCTGAGGCCGCCCTCTCGCTGAAGGCGGGCGGCATCGGCAGCCTCCGCGATTTCGCCTGGTTCGAGGCTCCCGATCCGCGCGCACTGGAGCGGGCCGAGAGCCTCCTCCACGACCTCGGCGCGTTCGATGCCGCCGGGGAACTGACCTCCGTCGGCCGCAAGATGGCCCACTTCCCGATGCATCCCCGCTACGCCCGGATGCTGCTGGAGGCGGGGGAGATCGGCTGCGTCCGTCCCATCGCTCTCATCGCCGCCCTCACCCAGGGCCGCCCGATCCTCCTGCGCGACGTCGACAAGAAGGCCGACACCCTCCGCGACGACCTCCTCGGCACCGAGGGCGAATCGGACTTCTTCCTCCAGATGCGGGCGTGGCGCTACGCCGAGAAGAGCGGCTTCTCGATGGACAAGTGCCGCTCCCTCGGCATCCACGCCCAGGCCGCCCGGCAGGTGAGCCCCATTCTCGATCACTTCCTGAAGGCGGCGAAAGGGCAGAAACTCCCGATAGAGGAAACGCCCGCCGCCTCCGAGGCGATCCGGAAGTGCCTCCTCCTCGGCTTCTCCGACCACCTCGCCTGCCGCCTCGACGGCGGGACCCTCCGCTGCGACATCGTCCACAAACGGCGCGGCACCCTCGTCCGGGACAGCGTCGTCCGGGACGCCCCCCTCTTCGTCGCCGGGGAGGTCCGCGAGGTCGATTCCCGCAACACCCGCTCCGGCAAGGACGTCGAGGTGCTGCTCAGCCAGGCGACCGCCGTCGAGGAGGAATGGCTGCGGGAATTGTTCCCCGAGGACTTCAGCACGAAAGCCGAAGTCATCTTCGACGAGAGCCTGAAACGGGTCGTCCAGAAGACGCGGACCCTCTTCCGCGACCTCGTCCTCCGCGAGTCGGGCGAGGAGACGCCCGACGAGGGTGCCGCCGCCGCCCTGCTGGCCCAGCGCGTCCTCGGCGGCCAGATGCCCCTCCACGGCTGGGACGACGCGGTCGAGCAATGGATCATCCGCCTCAACCGGCTCCGCGAGTGGATGCCCGACCTGCAGCTCCCCGCCCTCACCCCCGACGACCGCCAGGCGATCATCGAGCAGCTCTGCCTCGGCGCGACGAGCTACCGCGAGATCAAGGACCGCCCCGTCTGGCCCGCCGTGAAGGAATGGCTCTCCCACGAGCAGCAGCGGTGGCTCGACCAATACGCCCCGGAACGGATCGAGCTAAAGACCTCGAAGGGAGAGCGGAAGGCGAAGATCACCTACGCCGCCGATCCGCTGACCAGCCCCGTCCTCGCCGCCCGCATCCAGGACCTCTACGAGGTCCGCGGCGACATCCGCATCGCCTCGGGCCGCGTCCCCGTCACGATCCACATCCTCGCCCCGAACCAGCGCCCCATCCAGGTCACCTCGAGCCTCGAAAACTTCTGGAAGGAATCCTACCCGAAGATCAAGGTCGAGCTCTCCCGGAAGTATCCGAAGCACGAGTGGCGGTAA